A genomic segment from Salvia splendens isolate huo1 chromosome 13, SspV2, whole genome shotgun sequence encodes:
- the LOC121760627 gene encoding serine/threonine-protein phosphatase 7 long form homolog: protein METSSSSGQLLYGPEDPSLLNLQKHHISHKLMKEGTTQVFKVRRTESKTWDVEIHENVRYWLDVFGFKGVIDCGKPMKVDNELITALIERWRPETHTFHLPIGEVTITLEDVQAIWGLRADGRVFTGRDYHDNFPDWTSKCRDLLGWIPDTSTETKQGGLLMTALINQTRMPLGDDLPMYVYIQRARIHALILLGGLILPDTTGCKVPFMWLNGLGDPEEVKNISWGSAALAYLYHYLCEASMDKRKELGGPMMLLQLWAWERMPTLRPAFIGPVVHEPYTPCGARWKGTTQIGNAPRHSVEHYRDQISLIRTGQFIWTPYAHCILPDYCNDVTGCSLCETYLVCWAYVEAHEPGRVRRQFNRYQDIPQNVDRMLRNADHLGKNDRRGKKGNNWANTHQFYIGEWDMRYERFQAAEYAAPMSLDIPMSPSYMAWYNRITVTYMTRPGARATAGMNESAASMRLFIVSY from the exons ATGGAGACTTCAAGTTCTAGTGGGCAATTATTATATGGACCCGAAGACCCGTCCTTGCTAAATTTGCAGAAACATCACATTTCACATAAACTCATGAAAGAGGGCACAACCCAAGTATTTAAAGTCCGAAGGACAGAAAGCAAGACTTGGGACGTTGAAATTCACGAGAATGTTAGATATTGGCTTGACGtctttggtttcaaaggcgtgatCGATTGTGGGAAGCCCATGAAGGTGGACAACGAGCTGATCACGGCGTTGATTGAGCGTTGGAGACCGGAGACGCACACTTTCCATCTACCGATCGGTGAGGTGACGATcaccttggaagatgtgcaagccaTTTGGGGCTTGAGGGCGGATGGTCGCGTTTTCACAGGGCGTGACTATCATGACAACTTTCCAGACTGGACCAGCAAGTGCCGCGatctgttgggatggataccagaTACTTCCACAGAGACAAAGCAAGGCGGTTTGCTGATGACCGCACTGATCAACCAGACAAGGATGCCTCTGGGTGATGACCTACCTATGTACGTATACATTCAAAGGGCACGTATCCATGCCCTAATTTTATTAGGAGGTCTCATTCTACCGGACACCACGGGGTGTAAGGTGCcatttatgtggttgaatgGGCTTGGGGATCCAGAAGAGGTGAAGAATATTAGTTGGGGAAGTGCGGCATTGGCCTACCTTTATCATTATCTGTGCGAGGCTTCCATGGATAAGAGAAAAGAGTTGGGCGGGCCTATGATGCTTCTGCAgctatgggcgtgggaaagaatgcccacattgaggCCTGCGTTCATTGGACCAGTTGTGCACGAGCCATATACACCATGTGGCGCCAG GTGGAAAGGAACAACGCAGATAGGAAATGCTCCTAGACACTCGGTTGAGCATTATCGTGACCAAATATCTCTGATTAGAACTGGCCAG TTTATCTGGACGCCATACGCACATTGCATACTGCCTGACTACTGCAATGATGTGACTGGATGCTCTCTGTGCGAGACCTACTTGGTATGTTGGGCCTATGTCGAGGCCCATGAGCCTGGACGAGTGCGACGACAGTTCAATCGGTATCAGGATATACCGCAGAATGTAGACAGGATGCTAAGGAACGCCGATCATTTAGGCAAAAATGATCGGCGTGGTAAGAAGGGCAACAACTGGGCAAACACGCATCAGTTCTACATTGGGGAGTGGGACATGAGGTACGAAAGGTTCCAAGCTGCCGAATACGCCGCACCAATGTCTTTGGATATTCCCATGAGCCCGAGTTATATGGCGTGGTATAACAGAATTACCGTGACGTACATGACTCGGCCTGGGGCACGGGCCACTGCTGGGATGAATGAGTCGGCTGCTTCGATGCGACTATTT ATTGTTTCTTATTGA